The sequence GTTTTTCGATGAATGATTCATTCAGTTCTATACCAGGGTAGGGATTTCCTCCCAGTGAGAATATCTCCCACATACAAATGCCAAATGACCATCTGAAATGTCACAAATACATAACCATACAGACAAAATACAGCAGGTAGATTAATATACCGGCAGCAGGTACATTTTAAGAAGGTTTTTTATGCAGAGTAGTAATTCCAAAACTTACATGTCACTTTTACTAGTATAAATGCGATGAGTTAAAGACTCTATTGCCATCCATTTCACTGGCACTGGACCCTAAAAGAGTATGAAATTCACTGAGTACCGGTACACATCAGTAGGAATTCTGAGTTAATATGAATGTGGACTGATATTGACATGAAATCATTACTGTTCTTGCTTAGCTATATAAAACTTACATCACTTTTCTTCTTGTACTCTTGGTCGTCGTATTTATAGATATCCTTCGCTAAGCCGAAGTCACAAATCTTAACCACATTGTCGACGGCTATGAGGACATTTCTAGCCGCTAAATCTCGATGGATATACTGAAATATCACGTCAATAAAATcgataaaacaaatattcaatcaCAAATAGAGTTAACAGTCTACTTCATTTAATGACAGTTAGTTTGTTACCTTTCTAGATGCTAAATACTCCATACCACGAGCGATTTGAAAACAGAAACATATTAAATCTTTAGATGTAAGAGGTGGATCTTCGTGAAACAGGTCAGCAGTAGTTGTACTATTAGCATTTCTATCATTCACATATATGTGACTATCATTTGGCAGACTGACACGCTTTTTAGCCAGTATCTTTTCCGTGTAATCGTCAATACTTTCGCGGAAATTCGCGCGGTTTTTGATGAGGTAATTTCGCAAGTTTCCGTGCAAGCAGAATTCGACGATCACCATCAATTCACCTAgaaatgaatacaaatattttctCTAAAGTTTCATGAAGTAGTACGACTAGTTTTTGTAAACGGGCAATTTTTCTCACCTTTATTTATGTCCTTGGTACAAGCACCCAGTAAATTAACGATGTTCAAATGATGCCCGATGTGAGCGAGAATTTTCAGTTCAGATACAAGCGATTTCATTTGAGTTATATCTGAACAATCTTTGACCATTTTTACAGCAACAGTCGTGCTGATCACTCCCTCTTCTATTCCCAATGCTTCGGCCTTCAGTACTTTACCGAAAGCGCCCTGTCCTAAAACCATTCCTGTAATAATAAACAGTCAAATGAACATAACAATAACGGTTTATCACCAAAATAACTtatcatgaatatattcaGTATAACATTCTTTCTGATTGATTATATCTGCTAAAACACCCTCACAAGACAAAATTTGTGAACCCAATTTGTCAAATTATCAGTTACAGAAATGATTTGCAAGGATTCATTTACGAGGACAAATTACTCacccaatttcattttatctttTGGGAATTCCCATTTGATGTCATAAGGCAAGCATTCGGTCTGTTCGTCAATGGGTAAATCTGGATTTATATCACCCTTCGGACTGAACAAATACTGATGCATCCTTCCTTTCTGAAATTACAACACCACAATCTTCTATATATACAAATTCAAGGATAATGCTGACCTatgttatatttctatttttcaaaattgtaccttcgattgtttgattttattgacgagtataattatcaatataataagaACAATCAGAGCCATGCTGATTCCGATGACGATTCCCAGTTGCGTTTTTGTCAGTTGACCGCCGGCTTGGATAATCGACTGCAGATCTGTAAGGGAGTGACCTAGACGTGGAATGCAAGGTGAGAAACCTCCGTCATCAGCATGCAAGACACAACGTCAGTCATAGCATACACGAAGTGGTTTAACACAGAGGTTCTCTTAATTGCaggtttgattttattttcctaTTACACATTTGATACGAAATACCAAAATTCACCATTTCATTCCATAAACTTGTAACTTGATTACTTTCTTCAAGCCGCATTCACACTACGCTATTCAGAACGGGCTTAATTAAGGTGGTTCCAATTTAGAACAGACTAAGCATTTACACTTGCAAAAGTTAGTTCTAAATTGTTCCATTCGATTTTAGTATTGACCAATTTACATCGACCAGAAAGACTGATCCAGGTCAGTTCTAAATCTTAGATCCCATCAATTCTTTGTGAATAAAAACTTAACTTAATTGCCTGTCAATCACATAGTCACATCTAGCTGGACCAGTGACGACAGCTGATTTAAAAATACATGTGCACGCACAGCATTGATTTGGTCCGTTCTAAATTGGTCGCGTCCAGGTACAGGCCAAATTAGAACATGATATCTAGCAAAAAGTGTGAATGCAGCTTTAGACTTCTCGAATTCAATTCTCATGGAACAAAAATATTCGATATTTTAAAGGTGATTCTCCTTTCATCAACATAATCATAATTGGgtaaatatcaatactatttcATACACCAAGTTTTCAGGCTTTTGTATCAAATGTTTTCATGCTGTTGAATATCTGAATATCTTTCATGCCCATTGACCCTTGatgaataatttcaaaggAAATGGTTCCTTTTTCAATATAAGATCGGACAAAAACTAAAGATGGTAACACATATTTTTCGTTAGGattctgttaatttagaaTCTAATTTCTACGGGTCAGTCTTTTAAATTTGAGGTTCACGATAGTTATATATATTGACCAACATGCAAGTATGACACGATAAATAATTTCGATTTCATAGTTTTATAATGTTACgcacaaatttacaataagtATAGATATGTTTTCATTAGTGGATAAAATACTTTGACGTTTTaacttaaaatttcaaaaactgcaaaaaatgtaactgaatatgaaattaagTCAGATATTGCATGCTTATAGGTGGTTACGAAAGGTGGAATTCATATGAGATTTATTATAAagctcaataaaacaacttCGAGAGTCAAGAAAGAATGCCAGGGTAAGTACTGATTGATTGGGTTGAAGTTAGGGGTTGATGCATTTGAAAACTTGAAATGCATAAACACCGACCAATTTTCTAGTAATGAATATCAATGGATACGttggatttattttcttaacttGACCTCGCAAAGATGTTTTTGATTAAGCATAAGAAATCATATaaaatagaataagaaagcGATACCACATAGCCTGTAAGATCACCAGCTATAGTAAGACTCATTTCAAGTGAACAAAATAATTAAAGAGCATTTATTATTCTTATGCATGAGAACGTCTACCGATTTCACCGGGACCTATCATCAACACTATTCATCTATTCGAAAAATTTTAAAGGGGTCTAAATGTCTATTAAAACAAATGTATACTAATGTATGCTGAAATCATGTACATATTTGAAATACACAAGTATGTTTCacaagtacatgtatattcttTCTTCGATTAtctatgtttgtaaatgtaaaTACAAATCAATGTTTTCGATATGGTTTGTGGTAGGTTTCAGTTTGCCTTACCTTCGACGTATAAAGTCATGTTACTATAAATAGAATTTACACGATTTTCAGCCAGGCACACGTACATGCCTTCATCTTCCTTCTGAATGCGACCAATTCTCAGACTggaaaaaaagtaaattttgcaaaaactACTTTAGCATATAGAGCTCACATTATTGCCCTTCAAATGTTaaattaatgtattttaccTTTGTTTTCCGACACCTAgatcaatcaattcaaattccgGCATTTTCTCCACATCGATGTCTACGCCATCTTTTTGCCAACGAAATTTTGGAATCGGGTTTCCAGTGGCTTCGCATGTCATTTCGTAAACAACTAACTGTTTCACTTTGGTAAATCCATTTAACTTATGCATGAATACAGGCTGTTCCATTTCTGTAAATAGTAATATGTGTTTAGCTGCTTTTAGATCCACTGAATCCAGCCAAACTCATCATCAAAACAGACTCATGTTGCCGACTTTCAGAAAAAATGCGAATTCAAGCCAATTATGACTTACTGGTGGGAGTGATTGTTTTGTGTTTGGTCATTTTTGTCAGATTTAGTGTCGTGAACTCGCACAAATACAATCCCGAATCATTCATAGATATATACTCAATAACCATCGTGATATTGTGAGACAACTCCGTGCTGAAATAACATGAACGTATTGATTTTAGATAAGTGATTATGAAGTGAAGAAAGGCCTGAAACTTAAACGCGGAAGCAGGTCctaaatcctgaaaataagATATGGTCCTCTATTGGTTTATGATGTGAAAaggaaaatacatttttcgtTTATTACAAAGGGTACGTGCGCCATGCTTGTACAGAATGATACAAGGACATATACACTATACATGAACATAGACACCATCTCGACAGTATCGAGACAATATATCCGGTACAAATTTCTCTATCCATAGAGATACAGGGTGCTGATATAGACAGGACGGATGATTTGTAACATACAGAAGACACACTTTGATTGTACGTGAACATAGTGGTGGAAAAGTCTTCCATGCTtacaaaatgtgaaaaaaacaATGAGACACAAGATATAGTACGGATAAAAAGTTAGAGAAGATTTTAGCtgaaattatgatttaaagaaaagtaataatgataatagaatattaaaACTATAAGTTAATGATGTTATGAGATTATTCGTTATTGATTATAATCAACAAACCTAATTATCTGATCTGTTTTCACTCTGCGAAGagaatttcaaacaaacaaacatgaGTAAGAAATTGAAACTGAGGAAAAACTGGTGAGAGATgatagaaaagaaacaaaaataatcagATTAAACAAGTAATTTCCATAATGATCTCCCCaactaaaaataaaatcctaaattTCGAATTTTGTCCTATTAAGTAAAGGCCTTAAGAGAGCAATCATTATGGATGAATACTCACTTAGTTTTTGTGATCGTCACTCCGTTCCTGGTTTCGACAACCTCTTGATGGTTGCTATGCAGTTTCTGGTGGTACATCTGCACATCCATGAAACTGAAAGCACTGGCTACACACGTCAACGTGTACCTATCGCCCTCTATTGGAGGATAATCCGTACCGGCCAATTCCGGAGGCTTCCAAAAACCATAACCATCACTTACATctgtaaatgaaatgattatttcgCTGTATTTGGACGAGGTCCATTTTTATTAACGTGCTCCCAAAGGTTAAATtatcttaaattatcaacgTTGTTACACATTGCTAATGGAAAACCATGTAACtgacatatttcaaaatctctCCCTGGTAGCATGAATTCTATTCTAATCTAATAACTGAGCCATTAATCGTGAGTGTTTTCAGCGATAAATCCTGGATTTTGTAATTTTGCAGATTTCGTAcgtgattttcaattaacctCAGCAACTTTTTACCGAGATTCACTTCGAATCAGTAATATTTTTACCTGTAGCGACAGCTTTGACATGTTTCTCGGCAAATCCCACTTTATTACGCGCGCTGCATCGAAAGAATCCCGAGATATTCGAATTCGCCACTATTTCCAGGCTACTTTTGAATTTCTCGTCGATGATTCGCGTAAAGTCGTCGACGACCGATTGATTGAGCAGCTGCCAACTATCTTCGTGGAGGATGCAGCGTTGTTGAATGCACGGTTGCCAGTCCCAGGTGATTGACGGCATCGGATAACCAGTCACTTTACAGCTTATAATATGCTTTTTGTTTTCCACCAAATACGCGAATCCCatttcattagtttcaattggtcgTTTGGCCAGGTCAGAAATTATCAACGCCCGGATTGTTGGATGTactacaaaaaaagaaaatacatcaatctattaattattaacATTTAAAGCCATATTTTCTACCAGTCTAAGAAAGAAATGTACCGGTAACATTCACTTAATCCGGATCATCGATGAAATAGATAGTTTATGAGAAATATACATTAGCAATGTATTCTACATATTTTGGTTCAAAACTAAATAAATACTCATCAGCATAAAATCCGCATTTTGATTATGTGGGTGATTATATTGATGACAGATCAAtaaccatttcatttttctagcTAAGGCGATTTCTGGGAAGCAATGAGTCGTGGAAAAATTGAGGTTTTTCAAGTTGTCGAGAGAGATAGAGAAAAGCAGGTCATTAAACCactataaatacatgtatcatatATAAACACATCATCTATCCAGTAACAAGGaaagctatagaaatgaaaacacttatgttttaataagCTAATGTCGTACTCATTGTCAAGTGGCATATCCTTTAGGGCAATAAACAATGACCTCTTGACACGAATATGTGTCTTACTACACATACAAACAATGAGATACTATAactatatatatgtaaaaagaTTGATTTGCATTTTCATCAGTGAAAAACTGCTGGCTTCTCActcattttgaataacatgACTATGATTGACTAGAATAAACTATTTTAATGCCCCAATACTGAGAAAGGGTGAAGGATCATTACAGAATCAGCAATACAGAGAACTAAGTGTATAATGAAGCTTGTAAAAACACCATCTTACCATTTACAACTAACTGAATAGCAGTTGAATTCTCAGCTTTATCGTCCGGTGTTTTGCCTTTAACCTGATAAATTCCTGAGTCTTCGTGACTCAATTCGCGGATGAAAAGTTTCGTTCGTTTAGCAAACTTCCTGTAAAAAGATAGTGTTTTGACCTTAGAATAGTAGACATAACACACACAAAGTTTACGAATCTAACTGAAATTTTAGAACTTACTTAATTGTGTATTTATCAGAATCCTGCAATTCGTGTCCATCTTTGTACCAAAAAACAGGTGTCGCTGGCTGAGATGGTAAAGCATGAATGTCCACGGACAAAAACACATCGTATCTATCAGAATCGATCTCGATGAATTTCCTCAACGGTTTCAGGTAAACGAACGAATTACCTGTaatcatcagaaaaaaatgtttacttTCGTAAAAAAATTAGGCTACGAAGTATCTGTTTATAGCAACAAATGATACTAGACCCAGAACTGTGAGATATTTCAGGAAGTGGCAGATCCAGAAATACAAGATATTGCAGCAGACCCTTATCATTAGACGTTAGTTGAACCAGAAATACACAGTATCTCATTTGTGGCAATAGTGGCAAACCAAAAGTACTAGATATCTCCTAGCCTGCAGTGTATACTTACTGTGAACACGGATGGAAATTTCAGCTGATTTGACAGTGTTAACACCGGCCGAATTACACTTATAAACACCAGAATCTTTCACACGAGCCTTGCTCACTCGTAAACTAAACTGGTACATTTTCTTCGTACCCTTCACTGCCGACTCCTTGAAGTAGTGATGGTGTCCATTTTGCTGAACTATTCGGTCATCGACCACCTttacaaaaatatagaaaGGCATCTTTTTACGAGGTTAAAACAAGAGTAGAGGCAGCAAGAATCAATTAGAATGGTGAAGCGATCAGGGGAATGAAATTTTTCCAGTCAAAGATAGAAAAGTAGGTGGGCAAAATCCGGATTTAACAGGTTTGACTGTAATTCTACAGAACACAGGCAACAGAATGTTACAGAATCAACACCAAGATATACAGTTCAGATCTACAAAAGCTTTTTTTGTCTATACAATAAAAATTAGAAGCATACGGACTACATCAAgaggaaaaaaattaattgaataattctTGGATGACAAGCTGATTTATACAACTctctaaaaacaaatattactaTGTAATCAAATGATATAGTTACATTAATCTCAGCGATTTTCTTCACTTATGTTGGGGTTACTATATACATCGAGTGTCGGGGTTTGCAGCCAACAGTAATTGCTTGTATATAAGCAAAGAATGGTAAACAAAGAAACGACTGCTTAGACAGTTCACTGATAGAACAGAATCTCATCTGTAACTGTGGAATTCACCTTCAAACATTTACCTACCTAACAACCCGTATTAAAAATACTCATTCACTCGAAGTTGAGCAAGCGCCGTTTTCAAATTCCTACTACTTTTTCGAACACTACATTCACGTGTTACAAGCAAATAGAAACCACAATAATAGTAAGCCACACTACGAGGGTTAGCCTTTCCATACTCTTTACATAATTAATAACGATTAATTTGCTCGGCATCAATTTATGAAAGATTCTAGTACAATGAACAAGAATATTTTCTGTGCGAGTTCGATAAGGTTACATATAGATATAACATCAAACagtgaaaacaattttgaaaaacatgaaaatagtTTTGCACCCTAAAAAATCATATCTAAACTCATAGGATGAGAAGAAGACAGATCATAGGAACCAAATACCTTAgagtttagaagatgaatgATGAGAAAACAGGTTTTTTAAGTCAGCGGTAAATTTTCAGTGGGAAATAATCAAACGCAGATTGAAGAACTTCGCTTAATCACTGCCAAACCCTCGCCTCCCCGAACCCCCACCCCCCACCCTGGTAGTCAGAATTAATTAACGAGTACACGGAATATAGACGTAGTCACACATGCccagaaataaaattcataccAACAACTTTTACacgaaaacaaatgaaaaaaaaaatacatcgatcaGATATTGAATTACTTACTAAATACCTCCCAGGGTccttagatgatgaatttaacgAATatggattttcaaaaaatcggTCAGTATGATACTCAGATGAACGACAAATGACGAACGATGGGAGTAATTCACcatcaattattgagataaATTTTCGGTGCGATTGCAGTTATAGATATCAGCGAAGTTAATTATCCTTAGGCCAGAACGACAATGATTTTACATACCTGGCCTTCCATCGGGTAGTTCCATGACATGGTCGGCCTGATTTCTTGAGTTGCCGGTACCTCGCAAATCAATTGAAAGTATTGTCCGACTAACATATCAGTCGACGTCGGTCTAATACTCGGTACCGGTGGTTCACCTTTACCTGAAATATACATTGGTTTCATAAAATCTCCTAAAATTTCCTTCATTCGTAAAATGGAACTATTGAACTTAAGTAAAACTAAATGAACCGAAGTataattagatttttcaaatttaccCATATTCTGTAGAATGATGTTTAGCTTATCTTGTTTATCGTGGAATTTCGCCTTGCATACAAAGTTACCGGCGAACAATCGAATGTCTTTAACGTGCACCGTATAACCGACTTTGCTGGAGAAGAACACCGACTCGTCGTCAACTAAAATCGACATCATCGGAAAGGTTTTCTCCAGTTGAACCTGAAGGAAATAAGGAGAAACGTGAACAAGATTAAATATAGAAAAGGGAcatgaaataacaaaataacaTGATATCTATACAATCAATAGTTTCATTATgcgatagaaaataaatacttGAAGTACTGAAAATAACTGAAGTATTCAAGTCCCAGATCTAAAAATGGACTTGAATCTTAGGAAAAAGTGTAAGCCAAGTAAGAGGCCTGTAGCGTGGCAGGGGGGGGGTTAAGACGAATTACCCTTTTGAAAAATGG is a genomic window of Tubulanus polymorphus chromosome 5, tnTubPoly1.2, whole genome shotgun sequence containing:
- the LOC141905109 gene encoding vascular endothelial growth factor receptor 1-like isoform X3 encodes the protein MNELELTGGRWIIALVILITCFDSHQAIRSTNSTTTFTRPLQAISKIRPPEIENFVQDIITDVKKQLILTCTGQFPLEWITPSKRANISVNSTAIHNGTSRHYRSELRIESLQVTDTGFYLCKYQASVDTDGDLGQDLMFPKTYVYAYDPENLIIPIQEKRKWIFKPVHLYQYEIIPCRTSHPGVTVQLEKTFPMMSILVDDESVFFSSKVGYTVHVKDIRLFAGNFVCKAKFHDKQDKLNIILQNMGKGEPPVPSIRPTSTDMLVGQYFQLICEVPATQEIRPTMSWNYPMEGQVVDDRIVQQNGHHHYFKESAVKGTKKMYQFSLRVSKARVKDSGVYKCNSAGVNTVKSAEISIRVHSNSFVYLKPLRKFIEIDSDRYDVFLSVDIHALPSQPATPVFWYKDGHELQDSDKYTIKKFAKRTKLFIRELSHEDSGIYQVKGKTPDDKAENSTAIQLVVNVHPTIRALIISDLAKRPIETNEMGFAYLVENKKHIISCKVTGYPMPSITWDWQPCIQQRCILHEDSWQLLNQSVVDDFTRIIDEKFKSSLEIVANSNISGFFRCSARNKVGFAEKHVKAVATDVSDGYGFWKPPELAGTDYPPIEGDRYTLTCVASAFSFMDVQMYHQKLHSNHQEVVETRNGVTITKTNTELSHNITMVIEYISMNDSGLYLCEFTTLNLTKMTKHKTITPTKMEQPVFMHKLNGFTKVKQLVVYEMTCEATGNPIPKFRWQKDGVDIDVEKMPEFELIDLGVGKQSLRIGRIQKEDEGMYVCLAENRVNSIYSNMTLYVEGHSLTDLQSIIQAGGQLTKTQLGIVIGISMALIVLIILIIILVNKIKQSKKGRMHQYLFSPKGDINPDLPIDEQTECLPYDIKWEFPKDKMKLGMVLGQGAFGKVLKAEALGIEEGVISTTVAVKMVKDCSDITQMKSLVSELKILAHIGHHLNIVNLLGACTKDINKGELMVIVEFCLHGNLRNYLIKNRANFRESIDDYTEKILAKKRVSLPNDSHIYVNDRNANSTTTADLFHEDPPLTSKDLICFCFQIARGMEYLASRKYIHRDLAARNVLIAVDNVVKICDFGLAKDIYKYDDQEYKKKSDGPVPVKWMAIESLTHRIYTSKSDIWSFGICMWEIFSLGGNPYPGIELNESFIEKLKDGYRMALPQFATTELYQLMGSCWQENPDDRPNFSNISEQLGSLLEMNVKQLYIDLNTPYLHLQDEEAGTASGYLQMNSNGYMSMKRKSAEDPDKTPKKKPLPDEKGDSYELKSMLQADDEELGAVGGVDYKNGQSIQTRAQVHSMLNETAGPSNSQQDNDGYLVPNNLGGNSKNVPLRRAGGRCGRLKSNGSAASDTSSGFHSDFYYNDDCPPPDYSLVMKDDQNV
- the LOC141905109 gene encoding vascular endothelial growth factor receptor 1-like isoform X2, translated to MNELELTGGRWIIALVILITCFDSHQAIRSTNSTTTFTRPLQAISKIRPPEIENFVQDIITDVKKQLILTCTGQFPLEWITPSKRANISVNSTAIHNGTSRHYRSELRIESLQVTDTGFYLCKYQASVDTDGDLGQDLMFPKTYVYAYDPENLIIPIQEKRKWIFKPVHLYQYEIIPCRTSHPGVTVQLEKTFPMMSILVDDESVFFSSKVGYTVHVKDIRLFAGNFVCKAKFHDKQDKLNIILQNMGKGEPPVPSIRPTSTDMLVGQYFQLICEVPATQEIRPTMSWNYPMEGQVVDDRIVQQNGHHHYFKESAVKGTKKMYQFSLRVSKARVKDSGVYKCNSAGVNTVKSAEISIRVHSNSFVYLKPLRKFIEIDSDRYDVFLSVDIHALPSQPATPVFWYKDGHELQDSDKYTIKKFAKRTKLFIRELSHEDSGIYQVKGKTPDDKAENSTAIQLVVNVHPTIRALIISDLAKRPIETNEMGFAYLVENKKHIISCKVTGYPMPSITWDWQPCIQQRCILHEDSWQLLNQSVVDDFTRIIDEKFKSSLEIVANSNISGFFRCSARNKVGFAEKHVKAVATDVSDGYGFWKPPELAGTDYPPIEGDRYTLTCVASAFSFMDVQMYHQKLHSNHQEVVETRNGVTITKTKVKTDQIISTELSHNITMVIEYISMNDSGLYLCEFTTLNLTKMTKHKTITPTKMEQPVFMHKLNGFTKVKQLVVYEMTCEATGNPIPKFRWQKDGVDIDVEKMPEFELIDLGVGKQSLRIGRIQKEDEGMYVCLAENRVNSIYSNMTLYVEDLQSIIQAGGQLTKTQLGIVIGISMALIVLIILIIILVNKIKQSKKGRMHQYLFSPKGDINPDLPIDEQTECLPYDIKWEFPKDKMKLGMVLGQGAFGKVLKAEALGIEEGVISTTVAVKMVKDCSDITQMKSLVSELKILAHIGHHLNIVNLLGACTKDINKGELMVIVEFCLHGNLRNYLIKNRANFRESIDDYTEKILAKKRVSLPNDSHIYVNDRNANSTTTADLFHEDPPLTSKDLICFCFQIARGMEYLASRKYIHRDLAARNVLIAVDNVVKICDFGLAKDIYKYDDQEYKKKSDGPVPVKWMAIESLTHRIYTSKSDIWSFGICMWEIFSLGGNPYPGIELNESFIEKLKDGYRMALPQFATTELYQLMGSCWQENPDDRPNFSNISEQLGSLLEMNVKQLYIDLNTPYLHLQDEEAGTASGYLQMNSNGYMSMKRKSAEDPDKTPKKKPLPDEKGDSYELKSMLQADDEELGAVGGVDYKNGQSIQTRAQVHSMLNETAGPSNSQQDNDGYLVPNNLGGNSKNVPLRRAGGRCGRLKSNGSAASDTSSGFHSDFYYNDDCPPPDYSLVMKDDQNV
- the LOC141905109 gene encoding vascular endothelial growth factor receptor 1-like isoform X1, which produces MNELELTGGRWIIALVILITCFDSHQAIRSTNSTTTFTRPLQAISKIRPPEIENFVQDIITDVKKQLILTCTGQFPLEWITPSKRANISVNSTAIHNGTSRHYRSELRIESLQVTDTGFYLCKYQASVDTDGDLGQDLMFPKTYVYAYDPENLIIPIQEKRKWIFKPVHLYQYEIIPCRTSHPGVTVQLEKTFPMMSILVDDESVFFSSKVGYTVHVKDIRLFAGNFVCKAKFHDKQDKLNIILQNMGKGEPPVPSIRPTSTDMLVGQYFQLICEVPATQEIRPTMSWNYPMEGQVVDDRIVQQNGHHHYFKESAVKGTKKMYQFSLRVSKARVKDSGVYKCNSAGVNTVKSAEISIRVHSNSFVYLKPLRKFIEIDSDRYDVFLSVDIHALPSQPATPVFWYKDGHELQDSDKYTIKKFAKRTKLFIRELSHEDSGIYQVKGKTPDDKAENSTAIQLVVNVHPTIRALIISDLAKRPIETNEMGFAYLVENKKHIISCKVTGYPMPSITWDWQPCIQQRCILHEDSWQLLNQSVVDDFTRIIDEKFKSSLEIVANSNISGFFRCSARNKVGFAEKHVKAVATDVSDGYGFWKPPELAGTDYPPIEGDRYTLTCVASAFSFMDVQMYHQKLHSNHQEVVETRNGVTITKTKVKTDQIISTELSHNITMVIEYISMNDSGLYLCEFTTLNLTKMTKHKTITPTKMEQPVFMHKLNGFTKVKQLVVYEMTCEATGNPIPKFRWQKDGVDIDVEKMPEFELIDLGVGKQSLRIGRIQKEDEGMYVCLAENRVNSIYSNMTLYVEGHSLTDLQSIIQAGGQLTKTQLGIVIGISMALIVLIILIIILVNKIKQSKKGRMHQYLFSPKGDINPDLPIDEQTECLPYDIKWEFPKDKMKLGMVLGQGAFGKVLKAEALGIEEGVISTTVAVKMVKDCSDITQMKSLVSELKILAHIGHHLNIVNLLGACTKDINKGELMVIVEFCLHGNLRNYLIKNRANFRESIDDYTEKILAKKRVSLPNDSHIYVNDRNANSTTTADLFHEDPPLTSKDLICFCFQIARGMEYLASRKYIHRDLAARNVLIAVDNVVKICDFGLAKDIYKYDDQEYKKKSDGPVPVKWMAIESLTHRIYTSKSDIWSFGICMWEIFSLGGNPYPGIELNESFIEKLKDGYRMALPQFATTELYQLMGSCWQENPDDRPNFSNISEQLGSLLEMNVKQLYIDLNTPYLHLQDEEAGTASGYLQMNSNGYMSMKRKSAEDPDKTPKKKPLPDEKGDSYELKSMLQADDEELGAVGGVDYKNGQSIQTRAQVHSMLNETAGPSNSQQDNDGYLVPNNLGGNSKNVPLRRAGGRCGRLKSNGSAASDTSSGFHSDFYYNDDCPPPDYSLVMKDDQNV
- the LOC141905109 gene encoding vascular endothelial growth factor receptor 1-like isoform X4, whose amino-acid sequence is MDSTTTFTRPLQAISKIRPPEIENFVQDIITDVKKQLILTCTGQFPLEWITPSKRANISVNSTAIHNGTSRHYRSELRIESLQVTDTGFYLCKYQASVDTDGDLGQDLMFPKTYVYAYDPENLIIPIQEKRKWIFKPVHLYQYEIIPCRTSHPGVTVQLEKTFPMMSILVDDESVFFSSKVGYTVHVKDIRLFAGNFVCKAKFHDKQDKLNIILQNMGKGEPPVPSIRPTSTDMLVGQYFQLICEVPATQEIRPTMSWNYPMEGQVVDDRIVQQNGHHHYFKESAVKGTKKMYQFSLRVSKARVKDSGVYKCNSAGVNTVKSAEISIRVHSNSFVYLKPLRKFIEIDSDRYDVFLSVDIHALPSQPATPVFWYKDGHELQDSDKYTIKKFAKRTKLFIRELSHEDSGIYQVKGKTPDDKAENSTAIQLVVNVHPTIRALIISDLAKRPIETNEMGFAYLVENKKHIISCKVTGYPMPSITWDWQPCIQQRCILHEDSWQLLNQSVVDDFTRIIDEKFKSSLEIVANSNISGFFRCSARNKVGFAEKHVKAVATDVSDGYGFWKPPELAGTDYPPIEGDRYTLTCVASAFSFMDVQMYHQKLHSNHQEVVETRNGVTITKTKVKTDQIISTELSHNITMVIEYISMNDSGLYLCEFTTLNLTKMTKHKTITPTKMEQPVFMHKLNGFTKVKQLVVYEMTCEATGNPIPKFRWQKDGVDIDVEKMPEFELIDLGVGKQSLRIGRIQKEDEGMYVCLAENRVNSIYSNMTLYVEGHSLTDLQSIIQAGGQLTKTQLGIVIGISMALIVLIILIIILVNKIKQSKKGRMHQYLFSPKGDINPDLPIDEQTECLPYDIKWEFPKDKMKLGMVLGQGAFGKVLKAEALGIEEGVISTTVAVKMVKDCSDITQMKSLVSELKILAHIGHHLNIVNLLGACTKDINKGELMVIVEFCLHGNLRNYLIKNRANFRESIDDYTEKILAKKRVSLPNDSHIYVNDRNANSTTTADLFHEDPPLTSKDLICFCFQIARGMEYLASRKYIHRDLAARNVLIAVDNVVKICDFGLAKDIYKYDDQEYKKKSDGPVPVKWMAIESLTHRIYTSKSDIWSFGICMWEIFSLGGNPYPGIELNESFIEKLKDGYRMALPQFATTELYQLMGSCWQENPDDRPNFSNISEQLGSLLEMNVKQLYIDLNTPYLHLQDEEAGTASGYLQMNSNGYMSMKRKSAEDPDKTPKKKPLPDEKGDSYELKSMLQADDEELGAVGGVDYKNGQSIQTRAQVHSMLNETAGPSNSQQDNDGYLVPNNLGGNSKNVPLRRAGGRCGRLKSNGSAASDTSSGFHSDFYYNDDCPPPDYSLVMKDDQNV